A section of the Roseovarius sp. W115 genome encodes:
- the ugpE gene encoding sn-glycerol-3-phosphate ABC transporter permease UgpE: protein MVEKRGAGLWLTHAFMILGVLVIFFPIWLAFVASTVTQPEITNPPMPVWPGDQFWVNYKNALFSGINVPVATMLMNSMVMAVGIAVGKIVISLLSAFAIVYFRFPGRTTFFWLIFLTLMLPVEVRIVPTFEVVAGFGMLNSYAGLIFPLIASATATFLFRQFFLTIPDELAEAARVDGASPMRFFWDIVVPMSRTNVAALFVILFIYGWNQYLWPLLITTDPEMNTIVMGIKQMFPSGDDFAHWPTIMATSILAMIPPVIVVISMQRLFVRGLVDSEK from the coding sequence ATGGTCGAAAAGCGAGGCGCAGGGCTGTGGCTCACACATGCCTTCATGATCCTGGGCGTCTTGGTGATCTTCTTCCCGATATGGCTCGCCTTCGTGGCCTCCACCGTCACCCAGCCCGAGATCACCAACCCGCCCATGCCCGTCTGGCCCGGTGATCAGTTTTGGGTGAACTACAAAAACGCCCTCTTTTCGGGGATCAACGTGCCTGTGGCGACCATGTTGATGAATTCCATGGTCATGGCCGTGGGCATCGCCGTGGGCAAGATCGTCATCTCGCTCCTGTCGGCCTTTGCCATCGTCTATTTTCGTTTCCCCGGCCGCACGACTTTCTTCTGGCTGATCTTTCTGACCCTTATGCTGCCCGTCGAAGTGCGCATTGTGCCCACATTCGAGGTCGTCGCGGGCTTTGGCATGCTCAACAGCTACGCGGGCCTCATCTTCCCACTCATCGCCTCAGCCACCGCCACCTTCCTCTTCCGGCAGTTTTTCCTGACCATCCCTGACGAACTGGCCGAAGCAGCGCGAGTCGATGGCGCCTCGCCGATGCGGTTTTTCTGGGACATCGTTGTGCCCATGAGCCGCACCAATGTCGCAGCGCTCTTTGTGATCCTCTTCATCTATGGCTGGAACCAGTATCTCTGGCCGCTGCTCATCACCACCGACCCGGAAATGAACACCATCGTCATGGGCATCAAACAGATGTTCCCATCCGGCGATGACTTTGCCCATTGGCCGACGATCATGGCCACCTCGATCCTTGCGATGATCCCGCCAGTGATTGTCGTCATCTCCATGCAGCGGCTCTTTGTCCGCGGCCTTGTCGATAGCGAGAAGTAA
- a CDS encoding TonB family protein has product MIRRSGIVAIAAIILSLILHALGLGFSARDASAPSSESGTTDVTDTGGAFEDFAESAPEAEQPEVTPADPVSEETPTSEALVASDNPQETLAPDAAAASEPLPEVDEQPEGDPQADEAEEQSGEDEENVGELAALQPDEVTTEGSTPETVPEEPEPEASPEETPEVVEPEVPELASEEEADSPSEVDVSEVEPSDIVVASVPEDPEILTTDDAEDLTQSAVTRSLRPPTQRPSTEELGATEYVQQQRQARVIESPLDVYRRTGVDQLALGRRSGSGSTSFAGSGGTGNATTTNYVGRVLVQLNRFPTGRTSDSGTASVQFQINPNGTIAWVRIVRSSGSAAVDRAAAAQVRRAAPFPPTPTGTSQRLVFLYRNR; this is encoded by the coding sequence ATGATCAGAAGGTCCGGCATTGTCGCCATTGCGGCTATAATTCTGTCACTGATCCTGCACGCGTTGGGCCTGGGCTTCAGCGCGCGTGACGCGAGCGCGCCCTCATCTGAATCCGGCACAACTGACGTGACCGATACCGGAGGCGCGTTTGAGGATTTTGCGGAGTCAGCACCGGAGGCCGAGCAACCTGAAGTGACGCCTGCTGACCCAGTTTCCGAAGAAACGCCAACGTCAGAAGCTCTTGTGGCCTCAGATAATCCGCAAGAGACGTTGGCACCTGATGCGGCGGCAGCATCAGAGCCTTTGCCAGAGGTGGACGAGCAACCGGAAGGTGATCCGCAAGCGGACGAGGCCGAGGAACAAAGCGGTGAGGATGAGGAAAACGTAGGCGAGTTGGCAGCACTGCAACCCGATGAGGTGACGACCGAGGGCTCAACGCCAGAGACTGTGCCGGAGGAGCCGGAGCCAGAAGCCAGTCCAGAAGAAACGCCTGAGGTGGTGGAACCTGAGGTGCCTGAGCTTGCGTCAGAAGAGGAGGCGGACAGCCCCTCGGAAGTGGATGTGTCTGAGGTTGAGCCGTCCGATATCGTTGTAGCATCAGTGCCGGAAGACCCGGAAATTCTAACGACTGATGACGCTGAGGACCTGACTCAATCTGCTGTAACGCGCTCTTTGCGTCCGCCAACACAGCGACCTTCAACAGAAGAATTGGGAGCCACCGAGTATGTCCAGCAGCAGCGGCAGGCCCGGGTTATAGAGTCGCCGCTGGATGTTTATCGCCGAACAGGTGTCGATCAACTGGCGCTGGGCAGACGTAGTGGTTCTGGATCAACAAGTTTTGCCGGTTCAGGCGGCACAGGAAATGCCACGACGACCAATTATGTGGGTCGCGTTCTGGTACAGCTCAACCGTTTTCCGACGGGCAGAACATCCGACAGCGGCACAGCAAGCGTCCAGTTTCAGATCAACCCAAATGGCACGATCGCATGGGTACGTATTGTGCGCAGCTCTGGCTCGGCCGCTGTCGACCGGGCTGCTGCAGCACAAGTGCGCCGTGCAGCACCTTTCCCGCCAACCCCAACCGGCACAAGCCAAAGGTTGGTCTTTTTGTATCGCAACAGGTGA
- a CDS encoding MotA/TolQ/ExbB proton channel family protein, translating into MNAILESLRQIAALGGPVVVILLFISVVTLAAILYKLWQFSVAGVGRHKALQASVAAWDRGDRSGAVAALKTSKSYLAPVVEMAFAARPGDTKRLEAEAEVRFARLEGGFRLLDSVAQLAPLLGLFGTVLGMIEAFQSLQDAGSQVDPSLLAGGIWVALLTTAVGLAVAMPTAMVLSWFESRMDAERVTAERAIASILHPQGRWGDAAQDAIEEPSLA; encoded by the coding sequence ATGAACGCGATACTTGAAAGCCTGAGACAGATCGCGGCACTGGGCGGACCGGTTGTGGTCATCCTGTTGTTTATTTCCGTCGTGACGCTGGCCGCTATTCTCTACAAACTCTGGCAGTTTTCGGTAGCAGGTGTTGGGCGACACAAGGCGTTGCAAGCGTCTGTGGCCGCTTGGGATAGAGGCGATCGCAGCGGGGCTGTGGCCGCTCTCAAAACTTCCAAAAGCTATCTAGCTCCGGTGGTGGAAATGGCCTTTGCCGCGAGGCCCGGTGATACCAAACGGCTGGAGGCCGAAGCGGAAGTGCGCTTTGCCCGGCTCGAAGGCGGGTTTCGTCTGTTGGACAGCGTGGCGCAGCTTGCCCCGCTGCTGGGTCTCTTTGGCACGGTTTTGGGTATGATCGAGGCGTTTCAATCTCTGCAGGACGCGGGATCGCAGGTTGATCCCTCGCTTCTGGCCGGGGGGATCTGGGTGGCGCTTTTGACCACGGCGGTCGGGCTTGCCGTGGCGATGCCAACGGCCATGGTGCTGAGCTGGTTCGAAAGCCGCATGGATGCCGAGCGCGTGACCGCGGAGCGCGCGATTGCCTCAATCCTGCACCCGCAGGGCAGGTGGGGTGACGCGGCTCAAGATGCCATAGAGGAGCCGTCTCTTGCGTAA
- a CDS encoding ExbD/TolR family protein encodes MRKHVRRRRLSLTSLIDVIFLLLLFFMLSSTFSKFSEVELAAASAGSTGTSDVQRSFLQLGENTLSLNGEDIAPEALAERFGQTAPEAETLSVIVSMQDGVTAQRLTDILVVLRGIDRLKINVLGS; translated from the coding sequence TTGCGTAAGCATGTCAGACGCAGGCGCTTGTCTTTAACGTCGTTGATCGACGTCATTTTCCTGTTGCTGCTCTTTTTCATGCTGTCCTCAACCTTTTCCAAATTCTCTGAGGTCGAGCTGGCGGCAGCGAGCGCAGGGTCCACAGGCACAAGCGACGTTCAACGCAGCTTCCTGCAATTGGGTGAAAATACCCTCAGCCTGAACGGGGAAGATATTGCGCCCGAGGCTCTTGCGGAGAGATTTGGCCAAACGGCGCCGGAGGCCGAGACACTATCGGTGATTGTCAGCATGCAAGACGGTGTCACAGCCCAACGGCTGACCGACATCCTTGTTGTGCTGCGCGGTATCGACCGGCTCAAAATCAACGTGTTGGGGTCCTGA
- the ugpC gene encoding sn-glycerol-3-phosphate ABC transporter ATP-binding protein UgpC produces the protein MATVTLTDIKKSFGQTDVIHGINVEIADGEFIVIVGPSGCGKSTLLRMVAGLETVTAGDVLIGGERANDKEPMDRDIAMVFQNYALYPHMSVRQNMGYGLKIAGLPKDQITAKVEETAKLLQLQALLDRKPRQLSGGQRQRVAMGRAIVREPAVFLFDEPLSNLDAKLRVQMRLEIKELQSKLGVTSLYVTHDQVEAMTMADRMIVMNGGVAEQIGTPLEVYETPRTLFAAQFIGSPAMNVFDAELNSGQVHIGGQTVAKASGPDGPVKLGIRPEHFAKDDAGPFEVRVQMTEPLGANTLLHGRLDSIKTDITISLPGVHTMGAESTSMRFAAQPGMTHLFDSTTGHRITG, from the coding sequence ATGGCCACCGTCACCCTCACCGACATCAAGAAAAGCTTTGGGCAGACAGACGTGATCCACGGCATCAATGTCGAGATCGCTGATGGCGAATTCATCGTGATCGTCGGACCCTCCGGCTGTGGCAAATCCACCTTGCTGCGCATGGTGGCGGGGCTGGAAACCGTCACCGCGGGCGATGTGCTCATCGGTGGAGAACGGGCCAATGACAAGGAACCCATGGACCGCGACATCGCCATGGTGTTTCAGAACTACGCGCTCTACCCGCACATGTCCGTGCGCCAGAACATGGGCTATGGGCTCAAGATCGCGGGTCTGCCCAAGGACCAGATCACCGCCAAGGTCGAAGAGACCGCGAAACTCTTGCAGCTTCAGGCCCTGCTCGACCGCAAACCCCGCCAGCTCTCAGGCGGCCAGCGCCAGCGCGTCGCCATGGGCCGTGCCATCGTGCGCGAACCGGCCGTGTTTCTCTTTGACGAGCCGCTCTCAAACCTTGATGCCAAACTGCGTGTGCAAATGCGCCTTGAGATCAAAGAGTTACAATCCAAACTTGGCGTAACCTCGCTCTATGTCACCCATGATCAGGTTGAGGCGATGACCATGGCCGACCGCATGATCGTGATGAATGGCGGGGTGGCCGAGCAAATCGGTACGCCGCTTGAGGTCTATGAAACCCCGCGCACGCTTTTTGCCGCGCAATTCATCGGCAGCCCGGCAATGAACGTTTTTGATGCGGAATTGAACTCCGGTCAGGTTCACATTGGCGGTCAGACCGTGGCCAAAGCGTCAGGCCCGGACGGTCCGGTCAAACTGGGAATTCGGCCTGAACACTTTGCAAAGGACGATGCGGGACCCTTCGAGGTCCGCGTTCAAATGACCGAGCCGCTTGGCGCCAACACCCTGCTGCACGGCCGCTTGGACAGTATCAAGACCGACATCACCATCAGCTTGCCTGGCGTTCACACCATGGGTGCTGAATCGACCTCGATGCGCTTTGCCGCGCAACCCGGCATGACGCACCTCTTTGACAGCACAACAGGTCACCGTATCACAGGCTGA
- a CDS encoding DUF1489 family protein, protein MASAKLHLIKLSVGSESFESLTAWQSRPEAQGPDGLPRHVTRMWPRREADLLQGGSIYWVVQGLVQCRQRILRLDEVIRADGIRRCGIVLDPELIRTSTAPKRPFQGWRYLDPGDAPVDLPKARRNEEPLPADLSAALSDIGVI, encoded by the coding sequence ATGGCATCGGCCAAATTACATCTGATCAAACTGAGCGTCGGCTCGGAATCCTTTGAAAGCCTGACCGCGTGGCAATCCCGCCCCGAGGCGCAAGGCCCCGATGGACTGCCGCGCCATGTCACACGCATGTGGCCCCGGCGCGAGGCAGACCTGCTTCAGGGCGGATCCATCTATTGGGTGGTCCAGGGGCTGGTGCAATGCCGACAGCGCATTTTGCGCCTTGATGAGGTTATCCGCGCAGACGGGATTCGCCGGTGCGGCATTGTTCTGGACCCTGAACTCATCCGCACCTCAACAGCCCCCAAACGCCCATTTCAGGGCTGGCGCTATCTTGACCCCGGCGACGCGCCCGTGGATTTGCCCAAAGCCCGCCGGAATGAAGAGCCCCTACCTGCCGACCTCTCCGCTGCTTTGTCTGACATCGGAGTGATCTGA
- a CDS encoding DMT family transporter, with translation MHRAQVSHTDQVSLGILIILASVSALALGDATIKLISADFSLWQIFALRSAFAIPCIILLAILAKRRLRPTAPGWVSLRALLLVTGWIAYYGALPWLDLGTAAVAVYTNPIFTALITAAVLKERVTPIQWLGIAIGFVGVAIILRPTDAQFSWPLLGPIAGALLYSLAMILTRSKCQSEDYVSLAFALHIAFIVTGMIGLALNTLVPLPVSLSDQTPFLTTGWAAMAPNDWALMAGLGLLAMAFTLGVARAYQIAPPHIIATFDYGYVGFALLWGVVFFSEYPDARGILGMGLVITAGLMVALGARRYQSPLQHSAGG, from the coding sequence ATGCACCGCGCCCAAGTCTCACATACGGATCAGGTCTCTCTTGGCATCCTCATTATCCTCGCCTCTGTCTCGGCGCTGGCGCTTGGGGATGCCACGATCAAACTTATCAGCGCTGATTTTTCCCTTTGGCAGATTTTCGCGCTGCGCTCGGCCTTTGCCATTCCCTGCATCATCCTGCTCGCCATCCTCGCCAAACGCCGCCTGAGACCAACCGCCCCGGGATGGGTTAGCCTGCGCGCCCTGTTGCTTGTCACCGGATGGATCGCCTATTACGGCGCGCTGCCCTGGCTAGATCTCGGCACCGCTGCCGTTGCCGTCTACACCAATCCCATTTTCACAGCCCTCATCACCGCCGCAGTGCTCAAAGAGCGCGTGACCCCCATACAATGGCTGGGTATTGCCATCGGCTTCGTCGGTGTCGCCATCATCCTGCGCCCCACAGATGCGCAATTTTCCTGGCCCCTTCTCGGCCCGATCGCTGGCGCGCTGCTTTACTCACTGGCGATGATTCTGACGCGCAGCAAATGTCAATCCGAAGACTATGTCAGCCTGGCCTTCGCCCTGCACATCGCCTTCATCGTGACCGGCATGATCGGCCTTGCCCTCAATACATTGGTACCTCTACCCGTCAGCCTGTCCGACCAAACGCCCTTTCTCACAACCGGCTGGGCCGCCATGGCACCAAACGACTGGGCCCTGATGGCAGGGCTTGGGCTTTTGGCGATGGCCTTCACCCTTGGCGTCGCCCGTGCCTATCAGATCGCACCGCCCCATATCATTGCTACCTTCGACTATGGCTATGTGGGCTTCGCTCTATTGTGGGGCGTGGTGTTCTTCTCGGAATACCCCGACGCACGCGGCATTCTCGGCATGGGACTTGTGATTACCGCCGGTCTCATGGTTGCCCTGGGCGCGCGCCGCTACCAATCTCCTCTGCAACACTCCGCAGGCGGTTGA
- the ugpB gene encoding sn-glycerol-3-phosphate ABC transporter substrate-binding protein UgpB, protein MNKTLIAGLALSGTMLSPLAAYAQTEVQFWHAFTGRLGELVKAQVEEFNASQSDYVVVESHKGNYSETLNAGIAAFRAQEQPHILMVFEVGTATMMSAQGAIKPVYSVMAESGAEFDPDAFIGSVKGYYTTTDGEMLSLPFNSSTPVLWVNRDAFKAAGVDPDTDLSTWQNVDAVLDQLKAGGSECPLVTAWQSWIHLENFSAYHDVPFASKDNGFSGLDTELMLNGEAQVAHLTAMGEWAKDGKFIYTGRRNEGGANFRAGECALFTESSAGYAGIKAEAQFDFDVRPLPYWEGIGNAPQNTIIGGASLWVMEGHEAEEYKGVGAFLSFLSSSDVQASWHQNTGYLPITAAAGEATRLAGFYDENPGTDIAVIQMTAKEPTANSKGLRLGSFDQIRGIIDEELEAIWSGDKTAQAAMDSAKERGDALLRRFESANK, encoded by the coding sequence ATGAATAAGACTTTGATCGCCGGACTGGCGCTATCTGGAACTATGCTAAGCCCACTTGCGGCCTACGCCCAAACCGAAGTTCAGTTCTGGCACGCCTTTACAGGTCGTCTGGGAGAATTGGTTAAAGCCCAGGTCGAAGAATTCAACGCAAGCCAAAGCGATTATGTTGTCGTCGAAAGCCACAAGGGCAACTATTCTGAAACTCTGAACGCTGGCATCGCCGCGTTTCGCGCACAAGAGCAACCTCACATCCTAATGGTGTTCGAAGTCGGCACGGCGACGATGATGTCCGCTCAAGGCGCGATCAAGCCGGTCTATTCCGTGATGGCCGAGAGCGGAGCGGAGTTTGACCCCGATGCCTTTATTGGATCGGTTAAAGGCTATTACACCACCACAGACGGCGAGATGCTATCCTTGCCGTTTAACTCTTCCACGCCTGTGCTGTGGGTCAATCGGGATGCATTCAAAGCCGCAGGCGTGGACCCGGACACCGACCTGTCCACCTGGCAGAATGTCGATGCTGTGCTCGATCAGCTCAAGGCAGGCGGATCGGAATGCCCATTGGTCACGGCATGGCAAAGCTGGATTCATCTGGAAAACTTCTCGGCCTATCACGACGTCCCTTTTGCGTCGAAAGACAACGGGTTCTCCGGGCTGGATACCGAACTCATGCTCAACGGCGAAGCGCAGGTGGCACATCTGACAGCCATGGGCGAATGGGCCAAGGATGGTAAGTTCATCTACACTGGTCGCCGCAACGAAGGTGGGGCCAATTTCCGAGCCGGTGAATGCGCGCTCTTTACCGAAAGCTCAGCCGGGTACGCCGGGATCAAGGCCGAAGCGCAGTTCGACTTTGATGTCCGCCCCTTGCCCTATTGGGAAGGTATCGGCAACGCGCCGCAAAACACCATCATTGGCGGTGCGTCTCTCTGGGTCATGGAAGGCCATGAGGCAGAGGAGTACAAAGGCGTGGGCGCCTTCCTGAGCTTCCTGTCCAGTTCAGACGTACAAGCGTCCTGGCATCAGAACACCGGCTACCTGCCGATCACGGCTGCTGCGGGTGAGGCCACACGCCTTGCTGGGTTCTACGACGAAAACCCCGGCACGGACATTGCCGTGATCCAGATGACCGCCAAGGAACCCACGGCCAACTCCAAGGGCCTGCGCCTTGGGTCCTTTGATCAGATCCGCGGTATCATCGATGAAGAGCTGGAGGCGATCTGGTCCGGTGACAAAACGGCTCAAGCAGCCATGGACAGCGCCAAAGAGCGTGGCGATGCACTTCTGCGTCGCTTTGAATCGGCCAACAAGTAA
- the ugpA gene encoding sn-glycerol-3-phosphate ABC transporter permease UgpA, whose protein sequence is MEKRVTFRGWLLPLLLIAPQVIISAVFFFYPAGQAIWQSLFIPDPFGLSAQFVGLGNFEFLLNDKFYRASFLTTAVFSILVTLCSMVPALFLAVLADRLIKGSGVYRTLLIWPYAVAPAVAGVLWLFMFNTRVGVISWYLGTLGYDWNHVLNGGEAMGLVVVASAWGRISYNFLFFFAALQAVPRSVIEAAAIDGARFWRRFWTIVLPLLSPTTFFLLVVNIVYAFFETFGVIHTITSGGPQQTTTILVYKVFSDGFVGQDLGSSSAQSVILLIVVGLLTVIQFKYIEKRVHY, encoded by the coding sequence TTGGAAAAACGCGTCACATTTCGTGGCTGGTTGCTGCCGCTCTTACTGATCGCGCCGCAGGTGATCATCTCGGCGGTCTTTTTCTTCTATCCCGCCGGGCAGGCCATCTGGCAGTCGCTGTTCATCCCCGATCCATTTGGGCTTTCGGCGCAATTTGTGGGGCTGGGAAATTTTGAGTTCCTCCTCAATGACAAATTCTACCGCGCGTCCTTCCTGACCACGGCGGTCTTTTCTATCCTTGTGACCCTCTGCTCAATGGTCCCCGCCCTCTTTCTGGCCGTTCTCGCGGACCGTCTGATCAAAGGCTCTGGGGTCTATCGCACGCTGCTGATCTGGCCCTATGCCGTAGCCCCTGCGGTCGCGGGTGTGCTGTGGCTTTTCATGTTCAACACCCGTGTGGGCGTGATCTCCTGGTACCTTGGCACGCTGGGATATGACTGGAACCACGTGCTCAATGGCGGCGAGGCGATGGGTCTTGTTGTCGTCGCCTCCGCCTGGGGGCGGATCAGTTACAATTTCCTGTTCTTTTTTGCGGCGTTACAAGCCGTTCCTCGTTCAGTAATTGAAGCCGCCGCCATCGACGGCGCCCGCTTCTGGCGCAGGTTCTGGACAATTGTCCTGCCCCTTTTGTCGCCCACCACTTTCTTTCTGCTGGTGGTCAACATCGTCTACGCCTTCTTCGAGACTTTCGGCGTCATCCACACGATCACCTCAGGCGGCCCACAACAAACCACGACAATCCTTGTCTACAAGGTCTTCTCAGATGGCTTTGTAGGCCAGGATCTCGGCTCCTCCTCGGCACAATCCGTGATCCTTTTGATTGTTGTCGGACTGCTGACGGTCATTCAGTTCAAATACATCGAAAAGCGGGTGCATTACTGA
- a CDS encoding adenosylcobalamin-dependent ribonucleoside-diphosphate reductase, translating to MTRFAAPIAESIWDMKYRFKAGDGTPVDGTVEDTWRRIARSLAAVEDKPDVWEDRFFSALEEFKYLPAGRITAGAGTGRAVTLFNCFVMGTIPDDMNGIFNALREAALTMQQGGGIGYDFSTLRPRGAEVKGVGADASGPLSFMDVWDAMCRTIMSAGSRRGAMMATMRCDHPDVEEFIAVKSDPARLRMFNLSVLVTDPFMDAVKADGPWELVFGGKVYKTVQARDLWNKIMRATYDFAEPGVIFIDRINAANNLHYAETIAATNPCGEQPLPPYGACLLGSVNLARLVEAPFEANASIDEAALSELVGTAIRMMDNVVDASNFPLPEQRAEAQAKRRIGLGVTGLADALLMCGLRYGSDEAAAQTEVWLKAIARASYLASVELAKEKGAFPLFEADAYLASGTMQAMDDDVREAVREHGIRNALLTSIAPTGTISLYAGNVSSGIEPVFAYAYTRKVLQKDGSRTEEEVVDYAVQMWREKFGEADLPEYFVNAQTLEPEAHVKMQAAAQKWIDSSISKTINVPADIGFEAFKDVYMQAWDLGCKGCTTYRPNDVTGSVLSVSETEDKVPGEGAVSMEGGEVVYMSDPLDRPQELEGHTYKLKWPDSNHAIYVTVNDIILNGRRRPFEVFINSKNMEHYAWTVALTRMISAVFRRGGDVSFVVEELKAVFDPRGGAWMNGKYIPSILAAIGGVLENHMVNIGFLEGEGLGLKEDPQAQVVNHGGPRGASCPACGSFDMRKIEGCMTCGSCGHSKCS from the coding sequence ATGACTCGATTCGCTGCCCCGATCGCAGAGTCCATCTGGGATATGAAATACCGCTTCAAGGCTGGCGACGGCACGCCTGTGGATGGGACGGTGGAGGATACCTGGCGGCGGATTGCGCGGTCTTTGGCGGCCGTAGAGGACAAGCCGGACGTTTGGGAAGATCGGTTTTTCAGCGCTCTTGAAGAATTCAAATATCTACCAGCCGGTCGGATCACGGCGGGAGCGGGCACAGGGCGGGCAGTGACGCTCTTTAACTGTTTTGTCATGGGCACCATTCCGGATGACATGAACGGGATTTTCAATGCGCTGCGTGAGGCGGCGCTTACGATGCAGCAGGGTGGCGGGATCGGTTATGACTTCTCGACGCTGCGACCGCGCGGCGCCGAGGTCAAAGGCGTCGGCGCGGATGCGAGCGGGCCGCTGAGTTTCATGGATGTGTGGGATGCAATGTGCCGCACAATCATGAGCGCGGGAAGCCGTCGTGGCGCGATGATGGCGACGATGCGCTGTGATCATCCCGATGTAGAAGAGTTCATCGCGGTGAAATCCGATCCTGCGCGGCTTCGGATGTTCAACCTCTCGGTGCTGGTCACCGATCCGTTCATGGATGCGGTGAAGGCGGACGGGCCTTGGGAATTGGTCTTTGGAGGCAAGGTCTACAAAACCGTGCAGGCGCGGGATCTGTGGAACAAGATCATGCGGGCGACCTATGATTTTGCCGAACCCGGCGTGATTTTCATCGACCGGATCAATGCGGCGAACAACCTGCATTACGCTGAGACGATTGCGGCGACCAATCCCTGCGGCGAACAGCCTTTGCCGCCTTATGGGGCGTGTTTGTTAGGATCTGTTAATCTGGCGCGGTTGGTGGAGGCGCCGTTTGAAGCAAATGCATCTATTGATGAGGCAGCACTCTCAGAGCTTGTGGGCACAGCGATCCGGATGATGGACAATGTGGTGGATGCGTCAAACTTTCCGCTGCCAGAACAGCGCGCCGAGGCGCAGGCCAAGCGGCGGATTGGGCTTGGGGTCACAGGGCTGGCCGATGCATTGCTGATGTGCGGCTTGCGTTATGGCTCGGATGAGGCGGCGGCGCAGACGGAGGTCTGGCTTAAGGCGATTGCGCGGGCGTCTTATCTGGCTTCGGTGGAGCTTGCCAAGGAGAAGGGGGCGTTTCCACTCTTTGAGGCCGATGCCTATCTGGCCAGTGGCACCATGCAGGCGATGGATGACGATGTGCGAGAGGCGGTGCGTGAACACGGTATTCGCAACGCGCTTTTGACCTCGATTGCGCCCACCGGCACGATCAGCCTTTATGCCGGCAACGTGAGTTCCGGCATCGAGCCCGTGTTTGCCTATGCCTACACGCGCAAGGTGCTGCAGAAGGATGGCAGCCGCACCGAAGAAGAGGTGGTGGATTATGCCGTCCAGATGTGGCGCGAGAAGTTTGGCGAGGCAGACCTGCCCGAGTATTTCGTCAACGCCCAGACATTGGAGCCTGAGGCGCATGTGAAGATGCAGGCGGCGGCGCAGAAATGGATTGATTCCAGTATTTCCAAAACGATCAACGTGCCGGCGGATATCGGGTTTGAGGCGTTCAAGGACGTCTACATGCAGGCCTGGGACCTGGGCTGTAAGGGCTGCACGACCTACCGGCCGAATGATGTGACGGGGTCGGTGCTGAGCGTGTCAGAGACCGAAGACAAGGTGCCGGGCGAGGGCGCGGTGTCCATGGAAGGCGGCGAGGTCGTCTATATGTCCGATCCGCTGGACCGTCCGCAGGAGCTGGAAGGGCATACCTACAAGCTCAAATGGCCCGACAGCAACCATGCGATTTATGTCACCGTGAATGATATTATCCTGAATGGGCGTCGGCGGCCGTTTGAGGTGTTCATCAACTCCAAGAATATGGAGCACTATGCCTGGACCGTGGCGTTGACCCGGATGATATCAGCGGTGTTCCGGCGCGGGGGGGACGTGAGTTTTGTGGTAGAAGAACTCAAGGCCGTGTTCGATCCACGCGGCGGGGCCTGGATGAACGGGAAGTATATTCCGTCGATCCTGGCGGCGATTGGCGGGGTTCTGGAAAATCATATGGTGAATATCGGGTTCCTCGAAGGCGAGGGGCTTGGCCTCAAGGAAGACCCACAGGCGCAGGTGGTCAATCACGGCGGCCCGCGTGGTGCGTCCTGTCCGGCCTGTGGCAGTTTTGACATGCGCAAGATTGAGGGCTGTATGACTTGCGGCAGCTGCGGGCATTCGAAGTGTTCGTAA